In Mycobacterium gallinarum, a single window of DNA contains:
- the hisH gene encoding imidazole glycerol phosphate synthase subunit HisH, which produces MTARVVVLDYGSGNLRSAQRALERTGASVEVTADADAAMNADGLVVPGVGAFEACMTGLRQIGGEKIIAERVALGRPVLGVCVGMQILFARGVEFGVESTGCGQWPGAVIRLDAPVIPHMGWNVVDAPAGTRLFKGLDPDTRFYFVHSYAAQQWEGSPEAKLTWATHTVPFLAAVEDGPLSATQFHPEKSGDAGASLLGNWVEGL; this is translated from the coding sequence ATGACAGCGAGAGTCGTTGTCCTCGACTACGGCTCCGGAAACCTTCGATCGGCTCAGCGCGCGCTGGAGCGGACGGGTGCATCCGTCGAGGTGACCGCCGATGCCGACGCGGCGATGAACGCCGATGGTCTGGTGGTACCGGGCGTCGGCGCATTCGAGGCCTGCATGACCGGGCTGCGGCAGATCGGTGGGGAGAAGATCATCGCCGAACGGGTTGCCCTGGGACGTCCTGTGCTCGGAGTATGCGTCGGGATGCAGATCCTTTTCGCGCGCGGGGTCGAGTTCGGCGTGGAGAGCACCGGCTGCGGCCAGTGGCCCGGTGCGGTGATCCGGCTGGATGCCCCGGTGATCCCGCACATGGGCTGGAACGTCGTGGACGCGCCTGCGGGTACCCGCCTGTTCAAGGGCTTGGATCCGGACACCCGGTTCTACTTCGTGCACTCCTATGCCGCGCAGCAATGGGAAGGCAGCCCGGAGGCGAAGTTGACCTGGGCCACCCACACCGTCCCGTTCCTGGCCGCCGTCGAGGATGGACCGCTATCGGCGACGCAGTTCCACCCGGAGAAGAGTGGCGACGCCGGAGCTTCGCTTTTGGGCAATTGGGTTGAGGGGCTCTAG
- the hisI gene encoding phosphoribosyl-AMP cyclohydrolase, with protein MSALDADVAARLKRDANGLFTAVVQERGTGQVLMVAWMDDDALARTLETREATYYSRSRGEQWVKGATSGHTQYVHSVRLDCDGDTVLLEVDQVGAACHTGEHSCFDADVLLAPEE; from the coding sequence ATGAGCGCACTAGACGCCGACGTCGCCGCCCGGCTCAAGCGCGACGCCAACGGATTGTTCACCGCGGTGGTGCAGGAGCGCGGTACCGGCCAGGTGCTGATGGTCGCGTGGATGGACGACGACGCGTTGGCGCGAACATTGGAAACCCGTGAGGCGACGTACTATTCGCGGTCGCGGGGTGAACAGTGGGTCAAAGGCGCCACGTCGGGACACACCCAGTATGTGCACTCGGTGCGACTGGACTGCGATGGTGACACGGTGCTGCTGGAAGTCGACCAGGTCGGCGCTGCATGCCACACCGGCGAGCACAGTTGCTTCGATGCTGACGTGCTTTTGGCGCCGGAGGAGTGA
- a CDS encoding histidinol-phosphate transaminase, with amino-acid sequence MSRLREEVKAQPPGRSVSLDDLPLREDLRGKSPYGAPQLQVPVRLNTNENPHPPTKALVDDVTESVRAVAGELHRYPDRDAVALRADLAAYLSAQTGVALDVENLWAANGSNEILQQLLQAFGGPGRSAIGFVPSYSMHPIISDGTQTKWLVANRADDFSLDVDVAVGAIKEHTPDIVFLASPNNPSGQSVSLEHLRSLLEAMSTGMLIVDEAYGEFSSELSAVNLIDEYPSRLVVTRTMSKAFAFAGGRLGYLVAAPAVIDAMLLVRLPYHLSAVTQAAARAALRHADDTLGSVATLIAERNRVAEALSSMGFRVIDSDANFVLFGEFADASATWQRYLAAGVLIRDVGIPGYLRATTGLAEENDALLEVSGRLAATELVSIGAQ; translated from the coding sequence ATGAGCCGCTTGCGCGAAGAAGTGAAAGCGCAGCCGCCCGGTCGATCAGTTTCCCTGGACGACCTTCCGTTGCGCGAAGATCTGCGCGGTAAGTCGCCGTACGGTGCGCCGCAGTTGCAGGTGCCGGTGCGGCTGAACACCAACGAGAACCCGCACCCCCCGACGAAGGCTCTCGTTGACGATGTGACCGAATCGGTCCGAGCAGTTGCGGGGGAGCTGCACCGCTACCCGGATCGTGACGCGGTGGCATTGCGGGCAGATCTCGCCGCGTACCTCAGTGCGCAGACCGGTGTCGCCCTCGATGTCGAGAACCTGTGGGCGGCAAACGGTTCCAACGAGATCCTGCAGCAGCTTCTGCAGGCGTTCGGCGGCCCCGGACGTAGCGCCATCGGGTTCGTCCCGTCGTACTCGATGCACCCGATCATCTCCGACGGGACGCAGACGAAGTGGCTCGTCGCGAACCGCGCCGACGACTTCAGCCTCGACGTCGACGTCGCTGTCGGGGCGATCAAGGAGCACACACCGGACATCGTGTTTCTCGCCAGCCCCAACAACCCTTCGGGACAGAGCGTTTCGCTGGAGCACCTGCGGTCCCTCCTGGAAGCGATGTCCACCGGAATGCTCATCGTCGACGAAGCCTACGGCGAGTTCTCGAGCGAACTCAGCGCGGTCAACCTGATCGATGAGTACCCGAGCAGGCTCGTCGTCACCCGCACCATGAGCAAGGCGTTCGCGTTCGCCGGCGGACGGCTCGGCTATCTCGTCGCCGCCCCCGCGGTAATAGATGCCATGCTGCTGGTCCGGCTGCCGTACCACCTGTCGGCGGTGACCCAGGCGGCCGCCCGAGCAGCGCTGCGCCACGCCGACGACACTCTGGGCAGCGTGGCCACGCTGATCGCCGAGCGCAACCGAGTCGCGGAAGCGTTGAGCAGCATGGGTTTTCGCGTCATCGACAGCGATGCCAACTTCGTGTTGTTCGGTGAATTCGCCGACGCGTCCGCCACCTGGCAGCGTTATCTTGCTGCCGGGGTCCTCATCCGGGATGTCGGCATTCCCGGTTACCTGCGCGCCACCACCGGACTTGCCGAAGAGAACGATGCGCTGCTCGAGGTCAGCGGTCGACTGGCGGCTACCGAACTCGTATCCATAGGAGCACAGTGA
- a CDS encoding alpha/beta hydrolase, producing the protein MKRVAAVVGLTLAVAAGRSRFKVRDAVGRVAPELRSPLLPYVAASLTAKKLRAFRLIFKVRTKPGADVSVTQRHIGEPTVRTLVFTPVYRAVPSPAVLWIHGGGYVVGTPEFEGAATGRLVNDLGVVAVSPDYRLAPEHPFPAGLDDCMAALHWMRANADELGIDPTRIAVVGASAGGGLAAAVAQRCHDEGIPLRAQVLVYPMLDDRSTLRGDHRGQGRFAWTPESNTFGWTAYLGRAPRMSDAPEYAAPARRVDLSGLAPAWVGVGNLDVFHDEDVDYAARLKAAGVPCELVTVEGMYHGADGVKPKASSMREFRASMVEHLRKYLDE; encoded by the coding sequence CTGAAGCGGGTCGCGGCGGTCGTCGGATTGACGCTTGCCGTTGCGGCGGGGCGCAGCCGATTCAAGGTTCGCGATGCGGTGGGCCGAGTCGCGCCGGAGCTGCGCAGCCCGCTGTTGCCGTATGTCGCGGCTTCGTTGACCGCGAAGAAGTTGCGGGCCTTTCGGTTGATTTTCAAGGTGCGCACGAAGCCGGGAGCCGACGTCTCCGTCACGCAGCGCCACATCGGCGAGCCAACTGTGCGCACTTTGGTCTTCACGCCGGTGTACCGGGCCGTGCCCAGTCCGGCGGTGCTGTGGATCCACGGGGGCGGGTATGTCGTCGGCACCCCCGAGTTCGAGGGTGCCGCCACCGGCCGCCTGGTGAATGACCTCGGGGTGGTGGCGGTTTCGCCGGACTACCGTCTGGCGCCCGAGCACCCATTTCCTGCGGGTTTGGATGACTGCATGGCCGCGCTGCACTGGATGCGCGCCAACGCCGACGAATTGGGGATCGATCCGACCCGGATCGCGGTGGTCGGTGCGAGCGCCGGCGGCGGTCTGGCGGCCGCTGTTGCACAGCGTTGCCACGACGAGGGCATTCCGTTGCGGGCGCAGGTCCTTGTCTATCCGATGCTGGATGACAGATCCACATTGCGCGGCGATCATCGGGGGCAGGGACGTTTCGCGTGGACACCGGAATCGAACACGTTCGGCTGGACGGCCTATCTCGGTCGCGCTCCGCGCATGTCGGATGCACCCGAATATGCCGCTCCCGCACGCAGAGTCGATTTGTCCGGGCTCGCGCCCGCCTGGGTCGGCGTGGGGAACCTCGACGTGTTTCACGATGAAGACGTCGATTATGCGGCGCGGCTGAAAGCCGCCGGAGTGCCGTGCGAGTTGGTCACGGTCGAAGGGATGTACCACGGCGCCGATGGCGTGAAGCCCAAAGCGTCGTCGATGCGGGAGTTTCGGGCCAGCATGGTCGAGCATCTCCGAAAGTACCTCGACGA
- a CDS encoding inositol monophosphatase family protein has product MALDTADLDGLVAVATKILDDAAKPFIEGHRADSAVQKKGNDFATEVDLAIERQVVEALRRETGIEVHGEEFGGADVDSPLVWVLDPIDGTFNYAAGSPMAAILLGLLRNGEPVAGLTWVPFTGERFTGVIGKPFRSNGVEQPALQPVKLSEAIVGVSTFNVDSRGKVPGRYRLAVIENLSRKCSRMRMHGATGVDFAYTASGILGGAISFGAHVWDHAAGVALVRAAGGIVTNLDGTDWTTESRSALVGAPGVHGELLELLQSVGAPEDY; this is encoded by the coding sequence ATGGCCCTGGATACGGCGGACCTCGATGGGTTGGTCGCCGTGGCCACGAAGATCCTCGACGATGCGGCCAAGCCGTTCATCGAAGGTCACCGAGCCGATTCGGCGGTCCAGAAGAAGGGCAACGACTTCGCCACCGAAGTGGACCTCGCGATCGAACGCCAAGTCGTCGAAGCGCTGCGGCGGGAGACCGGCATCGAGGTGCACGGCGAGGAGTTCGGCGGCGCCGACGTCGATTCGCCGCTGGTCTGGGTGCTCGATCCGATCGACGGAACGTTCAACTATGCGGCCGGGTCGCCGATGGCAGCCATCCTGCTCGGCTTGCTGCGAAACGGCGAACCCGTCGCGGGTCTGACATGGGTTCCGTTCACGGGTGAACGGTTCACCGGTGTCATCGGGAAGCCCTTTCGCAGCAACGGTGTTGAGCAGCCGGCGCTACAGCCCGTGAAGCTGTCCGAAGCCATCGTCGGGGTGAGCACGTTCAACGTCGATTCGCGGGGCAAGGTACCGGGGCGCTACCGGCTCGCGGTGATCGAGAACCTCAGCCGCAAGTGCTCGCGTATGCGGATGCACGGTGCCACCGGCGTCGACTTCGCCTACACCGCGTCCGGAATCCTCGGCGGTGCCATCAGCTTCGGTGCGCACGTGTGGGACCACGCCGCGGGTGTCGCGCTGGTGCGGGCGGCAGGCGGCATCGTCACGAACCTGGACGGCACTGATTGGACCACCGAATCGCGCTCAGCGTTGGTCGGGGCGCCGGGCGTGCACGGGGAACTACTCGAATTGCTGCAATCGGTCGGCGCACCGGAGGATTACTGA
- the hisD gene encoding histidinol dehydrogenase — protein sequence MLARIDLRGTELSAARLRSALPRGGVDVDAVLPKVRPIVTAVADRGAEAALEFGESFDGVRPTQVRVPEAHLQSALDELPSDVRAALDVAIDRARAVHADQRRTDTTTTLAPGATVTERWVPVERVGLYVPGGNAVYPSSVVMNVVPAQMAGVDSLVITSPPQAQSGPFQGLPHPTILAAARLLCVDEVWAVGGAQAVALLAFGGTDTDGTELAPVDMVTGPGNIWVTAAKRICRSQVGIDAEAGPTEIAILADHTADPVHVAADLISQAEHDEMASSVLVTTSTELADATDKELAKQLETTVHRERVTAALSGKQSATVLVDDLEAGIRTVNAYAAEHLEIQTVDARNVAGRIRSAGAIFVGAYAPVSLGDYCAGSNHVLPTAGCARHSSGLSVQTFLRGIHVVDYDEAALKDVSGHVITLAEAENLPSHGEAVRRRFER from the coding sequence CTGCTCGCCCGCATCGATCTGCGGGGCACCGAGCTATCGGCTGCTCGCCTGAGGTCGGCCCTGCCGCGCGGTGGCGTGGACGTCGATGCGGTGCTGCCGAAGGTTCGGCCCATCGTGACAGCGGTGGCCGATCGCGGCGCGGAGGCTGCCCTCGAATTCGGCGAATCGTTCGACGGCGTGCGACCCACGCAGGTTCGGGTGCCCGAGGCTCATCTGCAGAGCGCGCTCGACGAACTGCCCTCCGACGTCCGTGCCGCGCTCGACGTGGCGATCGACCGCGCCCGTGCTGTGCACGCCGACCAGCGCCGTACCGACACCACGACGACGCTCGCCCCCGGCGCCACCGTGACCGAACGGTGGGTGCCGGTCGAGCGCGTCGGCCTCTACGTCCCCGGCGGCAACGCCGTTTATCCGTCCAGCGTGGTCATGAACGTCGTGCCCGCCCAGATGGCGGGTGTCGATTCGTTGGTGATCACCAGCCCGCCACAGGCACAGTCGGGTCCCTTCCAAGGCCTGCCGCACCCCACGATCCTGGCGGCCGCGCGGCTGCTGTGTGTCGACGAGGTGTGGGCCGTCGGCGGCGCGCAGGCCGTCGCGCTGCTGGCCTTCGGTGGCACCGACACGGACGGGACCGAGCTGGCCCCGGTCGATATGGTCACCGGGCCGGGCAACATCTGGGTCACCGCGGCGAAACGGATCTGCCGATCCCAGGTCGGAATCGACGCAGAGGCCGGCCCGACCGAGATCGCGATCCTGGCCGACCACACCGCTGACCCCGTGCACGTGGCCGCCGACCTGATCAGCCAGGCCGAGCACGACGAGATGGCATCCAGCGTGCTGGTCACCACCAGCACCGAGCTGGCCGACGCCACCGACAAGGAACTGGCGAAGCAGCTCGAGACCACGGTCCACCGCGAGCGGGTGACGGCGGCGCTGAGCGGTAAGCAATCTGCGACCGTTTTGGTCGACGACCTCGAGGCAGGCATACGTACGGTCAACGCCTACGCGGCCGAGCACCTGGAGATCCAGACCGTCGACGCCCGCAACGTCGCCGGCCGAATCCGTTCGGCCGGTGCAATATTCGTCGGTGCCTACGCGCCGGTGAGCCTCGGCGACTACTGCGCGGGATCGAACCACGTGCTGCCCACCGCCGGCTGCGCCAGGCACTCCAGCGGACTGTCCGTGCAGACGTTCCTGCGCGGCATCCACGTCGTCGACTACGACGAGGCCGCGCTCAAGGACGTGTCCGGGCACGTCATCACGCTCGCCGAGGCCGAGAACCTGCCGTCCCACGGCGAAGCGGTCCGGCGGAGGTTCGAAAGGTGA
- the hisB gene encoding imidazoleglycerol-phosphate dehydratase HisB, whose product MHRSTVTTSRIAKIERKTKESDIVVELDLDGTGNVTVETGVPFFDHMLTALGSHASFDLTVRAKGDVEIEGHHTIEDTAIVLGQALGQALGDKKGIRRFGDAWIPMDESLAHAAVDVSGRPYCVHTGEPDHMLHFTIAGSEAPYHTVVNRHVFETIAMNARIALHVRVLYGRDPHHITEAEYKAVARALRQAVEFDPRVTGVPSTKGTL is encoded by the coding sequence ATCCATAGGAGCACAGTGACCACGTCCCGTATCGCGAAAATCGAACGCAAAACCAAGGAATCGGACATCGTGGTCGAACTCGACCTCGACGGCACCGGCAACGTCACCGTCGAGACCGGGGTGCCCTTCTTCGACCACATGCTGACCGCACTGGGCAGCCACGCCAGCTTCGACCTGACCGTGCGCGCGAAGGGTGACGTCGAGATCGAAGGCCACCACACCATCGAGGACACCGCGATCGTGCTCGGCCAGGCGCTCGGGCAGGCGTTGGGTGACAAAAAGGGCATCCGTCGCTTTGGCGATGCCTGGATTCCGATGGACGAATCGCTTGCGCACGCCGCGGTTGACGTGTCCGGCAGGCCCTACTGCGTGCATACCGGCGAGCCGGATCACATGCTGCACTTCACCATTGCCGGATCCGAGGCGCCCTACCACACGGTTGTCAATCGCCACGTGTTCGAAACCATCGCGATGAACGCGCGCATCGCGCTGCACGTGCGGGTGCTGTACGGCCGCGACCCGCACCACATCACCGAGGCGGAGTACAAGGCTGTCGCGCGGGCGCTGCGTCAGGCCGTCGAGTTCGATCCGCGTGTCACAGGAGTGCCGTCGACGAAAGGCACGCTATGA
- the priA gene encoding bifunctional 1-(5-phosphoribosyl)-5-((5-phosphoribosylamino)methylideneamino)imidazole-4-carboxamide isomerase/phosphoribosylanthranilate isomerase PriA, producing MRLILLPAVDVVEGRAVRLMQGKAGSETEYGSALDAAMTWQRDGAEWIHLVDLDAAFGRGNNRELLAEVVGRLDVAVELSGGIRDDDSLEAALATGCARVNLGTAALENPQWCAKVVAQHGDKVAVGLDVKISGDDHRLRGRGWETDGGDLWEVLERLDREGCTRFVVTDVTKDGTLNGPNLELLSKVTDRTNAPVIASGGVSSLDDLRAIATLTDRGVEGAIVGKALYAGRFTLPEALAAVAQ from the coding sequence GTGAGATTGATACTGCTTCCCGCCGTTGACGTGGTCGAGGGCCGCGCCGTTCGCCTCATGCAGGGAAAGGCGGGCAGCGAGACCGAGTATGGCTCGGCGCTCGACGCCGCCATGACCTGGCAGCGTGACGGCGCGGAGTGGATCCACCTGGTCGACCTCGACGCCGCGTTCGGTAGGGGCAACAACCGTGAACTGCTCGCCGAGGTGGTCGGACGGCTCGACGTCGCGGTGGAACTGTCGGGGGGGATCCGCGACGACGACTCGCTGGAGGCGGCCCTGGCCACCGGATGCGCCCGCGTGAACCTCGGCACCGCCGCGCTGGAGAATCCGCAGTGGTGCGCGAAGGTCGTCGCTCAGCACGGCGACAAGGTGGCCGTCGGGCTCGACGTGAAGATCTCCGGCGACGACCACCGCTTGCGGGGCCGCGGGTGGGAAACCGACGGCGGCGACCTGTGGGAGGTGCTGGAACGCCTTGACCGCGAAGGATGTACGCGCTTCGTCGTCACCGACGTGACCAAGGACGGCACGCTGAACGGGCCGAACCTGGAGTTGCTGAGCAAAGTCACCGATCGCACCAACGCACCGGTGATCGCGTCGGGCGGGGTGTCCAGCCTCGACGATCTGCGGGCGATCGCAACCCTGACCGACCGCGGCGTGGAAGGCGCGATCGTCGGTAAGGCGCTGTACGCGGGGCGGTTCACGCTTCCCGAGGCGCTCGCGGCGGTGGCACAGTAG
- the hisF gene encoding imidazole glycerol phosphate synthase subunit HisF — MDLAVRIIPCLDVDDGRVVKGVNFENLRDAGDPVELAAAYDAEGADELTFLDVTASSAGRATMLEVVKRTAEQVFIPLTVGGGVRSVADVDVLLRAGADKVAVNTAAIARPELLAELSRQFGSQCIVLSVDARTVPRDQEPTPSGWEVTTHGGRRGTGIDAVEWATRGAELGVGEILLNSMDFDGTKAGFDLPMIAAVRGAVNVPVIASGGAGAPEHFAPAVVAGADAVLAASVFHFRELTINQVKAAMAAEGIVVR, encoded by the coding sequence ATGGACCTTGCGGTTCGCATCATTCCCTGCCTGGATGTCGATGACGGCCGGGTCGTCAAGGGCGTGAACTTCGAGAACCTGCGTGACGCCGGGGATCCCGTCGAACTGGCCGCCGCATACGACGCCGAGGGCGCCGACGAGCTCACGTTCCTGGATGTCACCGCGTCGTCGGCCGGACGGGCGACGATGCTCGAGGTCGTCAAGCGCACGGCAGAGCAGGTGTTCATTCCGCTGACGGTCGGCGGTGGCGTGCGGTCGGTGGCCGATGTCGACGTGTTGTTGCGCGCGGGTGCCGACAAGGTCGCGGTCAACACGGCCGCCATCGCCAGACCAGAACTCCTGGCCGAGTTGTCGCGCCAGTTCGGTTCGCAGTGCATCGTGCTCTCGGTCGACGCACGCACGGTGCCACGGGACCAGGAGCCGACGCCGTCGGGCTGGGAGGTGACCACCCACGGCGGGCGACGCGGCACCGGGATCGATGCCGTCGAATGGGCCACCAGGGGAGCCGAACTCGGTGTCGGTGAGATCCTGTTGAACTCGATGGACTTCGACGGCACCAAGGCCGGGTTCGACCTGCCGATGATCGCGGCGGTGCGGGGGGCGGTCAATGTCCCCGTGATCGCCAGCGGTGGCGCAGGGGCGCCGGAACATTTCGCGCCCGCGGTCGTTGCAGGTGCTGACGCGGTGCTGGCTGCGAGCGTGTTCCATTTCCGCGAGCTGACGATCAATCAGGTGAAGGCGGCGATGGCGGCAGAAGGGATTGTCGTGAGATGA